CCGCGCACATCACGACGGGGGCCCGCGGCTCCCCGGTGGTCAGCTCCAGCAGGGACAGGACGCAGGTCGCGGCCAGGACGGCCCGGGGCCTGCGGCGCCGCAGCACCAGGGCCGCCGCGCCGAGCAGCATCAGCAGCAGGGAGAACGCCTCGGGGGTGCGCGTGCCGAAGGTGGGCCCGTGCGGGCCGTGCGGGTCGGCGAAGGAGCCGAAGACCATGGAGACGAACGCCCCGAGGGCCAGCGCGGCGTCGGTGGCGAGCGGGTGGGCCCGCATCCACCGCCGGGTGGGCGCGAACGGCCCGAGGTGTGTCGTCACCCCGATACCGTACGGCCTGCCGCGGGCGGCCCGGCCGGCCCGGACGTGCTAACCGCCGTCCACCGGGGGAGGGAGCCGGTGCGGCGGGGCGGGGGCGGGACCCCACGCGGCCCGCACCACGCAGACGAGCATCACGGCCGCGATGGCCGCCAGGTGCTCCTTGCCCGCCAGGTTGTCCTTGACCAGCACCTCGCCGATCATCACCAGCACCACCAGGGCACCGGTCAGGTACGCCCGGTAGCGCCAGCAGACGTAGAGGGCGAGGCCCACCACCGCCGCCGAGGGCCCGGTGTCGTTGACGATCCGGTCGGAGAGCGGCAGGCCGAAGGGGTGCTCGGGGCTGAGCGAGAGCCCGATCCGCGCGTACGTGGTGCCGGCGAGGGTGGCGATGTAGCCGATGAGCAGCGTGCGCCACCAGCCGATGCAGATCTCGGAGATCCCGAAGACGAGCAGGACCTGCGCCAGCGCCCCCCAGACGGGCAGGTCGAGGGCGGGCACGAACAGCGACAGGGGGGTGCGGAGCAGGGCGAGCCAGAGCGGGTCGGCGGCTTTGACGGACCCCAGGTTCTGGACCGGCTGGAAGCCCCAGGGGGTGTTCTGCACGATCTGGAAGACCGAGGTCAGACACACCGCCCCGAGGGTCATCGGGACGGCCCGCCACCGGTCGTGGACGAGCGCGTCCCGGACGGTCCAGAACAGGGGACCCCACTCGCGCCGGGCGAACCGGCGCAGTGGGGTGGTGGTCCGCGCTGTCAACGACGGGTCTCCAGGTGTCTGCGGTGCAGCCACTTCGGCAGGCCGGGAGCTTCCAGGAAGCCCTCGGCCCGGCCCGCGGCGATGCCGATCCGCAGCAGGTCCGAACTCTTCTCGAAGAGCATGAACCGCGGTTCCCAGATCGGCCGGTATTTGGCGTTGGCCCGGTAGAGGGACTCGATCTGCCACCAGCGGGAGAAGAAGCTCAGCAGCGAACGCCACATCCGCAGCACCGGACCGGCGCCGAGCCGCGAACCGCGCTCGAAGACGGACCGGAACATCGCGAAGTTCAGCGAGACCTGGGTGACCCCGATCTCCTTGGAGCGCTCCAGGAGTTCGATGACCATGAACTCCATCAGGCCGTTCTCGGAGTCCCGGTCACGGCGCATCAGGTCCAGCGACAGGCCCTTGGGGCCCCACGGCACGAAGGACAGCACCGCCCGCAGGTCGCCGTTGCCGTCGGTGCACTCCAGCATCACGCACTGGCCGTCGCCGGGATCACCCAGCCGGCCCAGCGCCATCGAGAACCCGCGCTCGGTGGCCCCGTCGCGCCAGTCGTCGGCGCGCCGCAGCAGCTCGTCCATCTCCTCGGCGGGGATGTCGGCGTGACGGCGGATGCGGACCGTGTAACCGGCCCGCTTGACGCGGTTGTACGCCTGCCGGACGGTCCGCATCGCACGGCCCTCCAGGGTGAACTCGGCCGTCTCGACGATCGCCTCGTCCCCCAGCTCCAGCGCGTCCAGGCCGTGCCGCGCGTAGATCTGCCCGGCCTCCTCGCTGGCCCCCATCACGGCCGGCACCCAGCCGTGCTCGCGGGCCTCGGCCAGCCACGGCTCGATGGCGCCGGGCCAGGCCTCCGGGTCGCCGATGGGGTCGCCGGAGGCCAGCGAGACGCCGCCCACGACCCGGTAGGTGACCGCGGCCTTCCCGGTGGGGGACCAGACCACGGACTTCTCGCGGCGCAGCGCGAAGTAGCCGAGCGAGTCGCGGTCGCCCTGCCGGGACAGCAGCGCCCGCAGCCGCTCCTCGTCCTCGACGGAGAGCGGGTCGACGGCGCGCCGCGAGCGGAAGGCGGCGAACAGCACGGCGAGCAGCAGCAGCATCGACATCACGTTGACGAAGACGTCCACCCAGCCGGGCGTGGTGATGGTCCGGGAGGCCTGGGCGTCCGGGGCCAGCGTGACCAGCCGCATCGCCCCGTACCGCCAGCGGGCCAGGAAGGTGGCGTCCGCGCTGTCGGGATGGGTGTTGGTGGCGCCGACGAGCAGCGCCGCGACCAGCGAGGTGACCAGCAGACCGACGGCGGCGACGACGGTGGCGAGCGCCGGGTTGGAGCGGTCGCCGCGCGCGTAGAACTCGCGGCGGCCCAGCCACAGGGAGCCGACGAAGGCGGCCGTCAGACCGAGGGACACCCAGTTCTGCGCGTGGCCGCGGAACTCCGGGTAGCAGAGGTTGAGGTCGCCCTGGGTGCACGGCGCGAAGGCCGCGGTGGCGAAGGCCAGCAGCAACGCCCCGCCGAGCACCAGGTTCAGGATCCAGGCGGCGCGCTTGCGGCGTCCCATGGTGACGGCCAGCAGCAGCGAGAACAGGCCGGAGGCGAAGCCGGCCGTCAGCAGGTAGGGGGTGTAGAAGTCCTCGGTGTTGTGCCGCCGCAGGTCCTGCCCGAGGGAGAGCCACACCGCGCTCAGGAAGTTGACGAAGGTGACGGCGCGCAGGTACCAGACGGCAAACGCCGCACCGCGTCGTGAGCGGGCGGTCCCCCGGCCGGTCTCCCGGCCGCCCCCCGCAGCCCTGCCGGCGCTGTCGCCGGCCTCTTTCCGTGCCGTTGCCGAGCCGGGTGCCTGTACGGCGTCGCGGTCGGTCTCTACGCTGGTCAAACGGACCTCTCCCATAAAAAGCGATCATATGGGGCGTCGCAGTCCGTCGTGGGCCGGTCCGGGACCACGGCTTGGTCAGGACCGCGGGCCCCGGTGGCCTACTCGGTCGGTTCCTCTTCCACCCGCTCCACCCGCTCCGGGAGTTCCGCCGCGAGCGCGGCGGCCGCCTGGACCAGCGGGAGGGCCAGCAGCGCCCCCGTTCCTTCCCCCACTGTGACGCCGTGGTCGAGCACGGGGTTGAGCGCCATCCGGTCCAGTGCCTTCGCCTGGCCCGGCTCGCCGCTCGCCTGCCCGGCCAGCCACCAGTCGGGCGCGCGGAACGCGGCCCGCTGGGCCACCAGCCCGCAGGCCGCCGAGACGATGCCGTCCAGGATGACCGGGGTGCGGCGCACCGCGCACTGGAGCAGGAAGCCGGTGATCGCGGCCACGTCCGCGCCGCCGACCGCGCCCAGCAGCGCCACCTGGTCCCCGAGGACCGGGCGGGCCCGGCGCAGCGCGTCGCGGATCGCCGCGCACTTGCGCATCCAGGCCAGGTCGTCGATGGGCGCGCCGCCGCGGCCGGTGACCACGGAGGCGTCGGTGCCGCAGAGGGCGGCGACCAGGGTGGCGGCCACCGTGGTCCCGCCCACGCTGAGGTCCCCGAGGACGACCAGGTCGGTGCCCGCGTCCGCCTCCTCGTCGGCGATCCGCACGCCGAGCCGCAGCGCGGCCTCGGCCTCCTCGGGGGTGAGCGCGTCCTCCACGTCGATCCGGCCGCTGCCGCGCCGGACGCGGTGGCGCACCACCTCCTCGGGCAGCAGCCCGGGATCGCAGTCCAGACCCGCGTCGACGATCCGTACGGGGGCGCCCAGCCGGCCGGCCAGGATCGAGACCGGGCTGGTGCCGTCGAGCACGGACCGCACCAGCTCGTACCCGCTGCCGGCGGCCCGGGCGGAGACGCCCTGGGCCGCGATGCCGTGGTCGGCCGCGAACAGCACGACGCGGGGCCGCTCGATCGGCCGGACCGGCACCCGCCCCTGGGCGGCGGCGAGCCACTCGGCGAGCTCGTCGAGCCGGCCCAGCGCACCGGGCGGCACGGCCAGCCGTTCACGGCGGTCCTCGGCATCACGCCGGACGCCCCCGTCGGGGCGCTCGATCAGATCGGAGAAGTCGTCGAGATTCAGCGTGCTCATCTGCCAGAGAGTACAGCCGGTGAGGCCCTCCCCTTGGGGCGTGGTGCGGATCGGCCACGTCCCGCCGCCCGGCTCACTCCTTCAGCACCAGCACCTGCCCGGCGACCACCAGCAGCACCTGTTCGCACTCGGCCGCCACCGCGTTGTTCAGCCGGCCCAGTTCGTCGCGGAACCGCCGTCCGGAGGAGGTCGCCGGGACGACCCCCGCGCCCACCTCGTTGCTGACCAGCACCACCGGGCGCCGGGTCGCGCGCACCGCCGCCGCCAACGCGGCGGTGCGCTCGCCCAGTTCCCGCCGGCCGCCCTTCTCCCACACGTCGTCGTCCCAGGCCCCGGCCCGGTCCATCGCGTCGGTGAGCCACAGCGCCAGGCAGTCGATCAGCAGCGGTGGCCCCTGTTCCGCCAGCAGCGGCACCAGGTCGCAGGTCTCCGCGGTCCGCCAGCCGGCCGGCCGCCGCTCCCGGTGCAGACCCACCCGGTGGGCCCACTCCGCGTCCCCGTCGCGGGCGCCGCCGGTGGCCACGTAGACCACCTCGGGGAAAGCGCCCAGCCGCCGCTCCGCCTCGAAGGACTTGCCCGAGCGGGCCCCGCCCAGCACCAGCGTCCGGCGCGGTGCTCCGGGCCCCGGCCGCCGCTCCCCGACGACCACGGTGGTGCCGTCCGCCACCGCCCTGGCCCCCGCGGCCGCGCACCGGCGCTCCAGCTCCCGCCCCGGCGGGGTGTCGTGGTCCAGGTGCACCGCGATCACGTCCGTGGCCGGGCCCACCGCGCCGCTCGCCCGCAGCCGGGCCAGCGCCTCGGGCCGGCCGAGCACGTCCGCGAGGACCACGGCGTACGGGCGCTGCCCGGTCGTCCCGCCGATCCCGGCCGGCGCCCCGCCGGGCGGCAGGTACAGCAGCCGGCCGCCGTCCGGCCCGATCACCTCGTACCCCGTGCCCGGCGCGTCCATCGCCACCGCCCGCACCCGGTGCCCGGAGATCACCGCCAGCTCCCGCCCGTCCGGCACCCGCCCGGCGGCCGGCAGCCCGGGCGGCAGCTCCACCGGGGGGCCGTCGTGCGGGTGGGTCAGCAGGACCTGCCGTACGCCGGCCGGCGAGCGCCCCGCCCGTACGCCGGCCGGCGCGGCCCCGGGCGTCAGGTCGAGCAGCAGCGCGCCGTCGACGAGCACGGACGTGGCGGCGCGGGAACGGGGCCCCGCGGAGACGGCGCAGGCCGCGCAGGGACAGCCGGGGCGGGGCAGCCCCTCGGGTGTGCCGGTGCCGAGCAGAGTGAGTTCCACAGGATGATCCTCCCGCGTCCGCGGGAGTGGTGCGCGCCCGGTTACTCTGCGGGCAGACTCAAGGCGAGAAGCGGACGAGCAACGGAGGCGGACATGGCGTGGACGTGGCGGTTCGAGACGGCCGACGGCAGCGAGGCGAGCCCGTCGGTGGTTCCTGAGGAGTTCACCACGCAGGGGGACGCGGAGTCCTGGATCGGCGAGTACTGGAAGGAACTGCTGGAGGGCGGTACCGAACAGGTGAAGCTCTCCGACGACTCCGGGACCGAGCTGTACACCATGAGCCTGCGCGCGGCCCTGGACGCCTGACCCGGCGGCCGGGCACGGCAGCGGCGCATCCCCGGGGCCCCGGACGGACCCCGGGGACCGCGACGGCCGGCAGCGGCCCGGGCGGACCCGGGCCGGGCCGGCGCACGCCGCACGGGTTCAGCCGCGCACGCCGCACAGGTGCAGCAGCGCGGCGACGCCCCGGTAGGGGTCGGTGCGC
Above is a window of Streptomyces subrutilus DNA encoding:
- a CDS encoding phosphatidylglycerol lysyltransferase domain-containing protein, whose product is MGEVRLTSVETDRDAVQAPGSATARKEAGDSAGRAAGGGRETGRGTARSRRGAAFAVWYLRAVTFVNFLSAVWLSLGQDLRRHNTEDFYTPYLLTAGFASGLFSLLLAVTMGRRKRAAWILNLVLGGALLLAFATAAFAPCTQGDLNLCYPEFRGHAQNWVSLGLTAAFVGSLWLGRREFYARGDRSNPALATVVAAVGLLVTSLVAALLVGATNTHPDSADATFLARWRYGAMRLVTLAPDAQASRTITTPGWVDVFVNVMSMLLLLAVLFAAFRSRRAVDPLSVEDEERLRALLSRQGDRDSLGYFALRREKSVVWSPTGKAAVTYRVVGGVSLASGDPIGDPEAWPGAIEPWLAEAREHGWVPAVMGASEEAGQIYARHGLDALELGDEAIVETAEFTLEGRAMRTVRQAYNRVKRAGYTVRIRRHADIPAEEMDELLRRADDWRDGATERGFSMALGRLGDPGDGQCVMLECTDGNGDLRAVLSFVPWGPKGLSLDLMRRDRDSENGLMEFMVIELLERSKEIGVTQVSLNFAMFRSVFERGSRLGAGPVLRMWRSLLSFFSRWWQIESLYRANAKYRPIWEPRFMLFEKSSDLLRIGIAAGRAEGFLEAPGLPKWLHRRHLETRR
- a CDS encoding bifunctional adenosylcobinamide kinase/adenosylcobinamide-phosphate guanylyltransferase — translated: MELTLLGTGTPEGLPRPGCPCAACAVSAGPRSRAATSVLVDGALLLDLTPGAAPAGVRAGRSPAGVRQVLLTHPHDGPPVELPPGLPAAGRVPDGRELAVISGHRVRAVAMDAPGTGYEVIGPDGGRLLYLPPGGAPAGIGGTTGQRPYAVVLADVLGRPEALARLRASGAVGPATDVIAVHLDHDTPPGRELERRCAAAGARAVADGTTVVVGERRPGPGAPRRTLVLGGARSGKSFEAERRLGAFPEVVYVATGGARDGDAEWAHRVGLHRERRPAGWRTAETCDLVPLLAEQGPPLLIDCLALWLTDAMDRAGAWDDDVWEKGGRRELGERTAALAAAVRATRRPVVLVSNEVGAGVVPATSSGRRFRDELGRLNNAVAAECEQVLLVVAGQVLVLKE
- the cobT gene encoding nicotinate-nucleotide--dimethylbenzimidazole phosphoribosyltransferase produces the protein MSTLNLDDFSDLIERPDGGVRRDAEDRRERLAVPPGALGRLDELAEWLAAAQGRVPVRPIERPRVVLFAADHGIAAQGVSARAAGSGYELVRSVLDGTSPVSILAGRLGAPVRIVDAGLDCDPGLLPEEVVRHRVRRGSGRIDVEDALTPEEAEAALRLGVRIADEEADAGTDLVVLGDLSVGGTTVAATLVAALCGTDASVVTGRGGAPIDDLAWMRKCAAIRDALRRARPVLGDQVALLGAVGGADVAAITGFLLQCAVRRTPVILDGIVSAACGLVAQRAAFRAPDWWLAGQASGEPGQAKALDRMALNPVLDHGVTVGEGTGALLALPLVQAAAALAAELPERVERVEEEPTE